The Papaver somniferum cultivar HN1 chromosome 3, ASM357369v1, whole genome shotgun sequence genome includes a region encoding these proteins:
- the LOC113361309 gene encoding F-box protein At3g07870-like, producing MYGEGPFKKTKSVIIGSSNGLICLAVPKDGLYGAVDDPLYICNPITREYIYLPIPTINENCATVRNVFGFGYNDKPKEYKVVRIYYESEDVKERGLLQVYTLGGRTGWRNKGKMIYSLQSNNSYSPGTNVDGAIYWLHQEEPKLGVCHPNSTEGRIVAFDLSDEVYRVICRPPYFTTLCCGRIITGFLYHKTRVLGGSICEVHEFRNEFGYYSLNIWSYVKEFDGWTLGSRVPLKEPFQDSLNVEFFDLTKISEILCWDHKKLPLSYNFWKTETVKHLVDGPAGLEVFETIRHKNSFVSLKALGEQGVQMFDRIN from the coding sequence ATGTATGGTGAAGGACCATTTAAGAAGACAAAGTCTGTGATTATTGGTTCATCcaatggtttgatttgtttggCTGTTCCTAAAGATGGTTTGTATGGGGCTGTTGATGATCCTCTTTACATTTGCAATCCCATCACTCGAGAGTATATTTATCTACCAATACCAACTATCAATGAAAACTGTGCCACAGTTAGGAATGTGTTTGGGTTTGGGTATAATGATAAACCTAAAGAGTATAAGGTTGTTAGGATTTATTATGAATCCGAAGATGTTAAAGAAAGGGGATTGCTGCAAGTTTATACTCTTGGGGGTCGTACTGGTTGGAGAAACAAAGGAAAAATGATTTATTCGTTGCAATCAAACAATTCTTATTCACCTGGTACGAATGTGGATGGGGCTATTTACTGGTTGCACCAAGAGGAGCCAAAACTTGGAGTCTGCCATCCTAATTCAACTGAAGGTAGAATTGTTGCTTTCGATTTGTCTGATGAGGTGTATCGAGTGATTTGCAGGCCACCTTATTTCACAACCCTATGCTGTGGCAGAATAATTACGGGTTTTTTGTATCATAAAACTCGGGTTTTAGGAGGCAGTATATGTGAGGTTCATGAATTCAGAAATGAATTTGGATATTACAGTTTAAACATATGGTCATATGTAAAGGAGTTTGATGGTTGGACTTTGGGGAGCAGAGTGCCATTGAAAGAGCCATTTCAAGACAGCCTTAATGTTGAATTTTTCGATCTCACAAAGATAAGTGAAATTCTCTGCTGGGACCATAAAAAACTTCCTTTAAGCTATAATTTTTGGAAGACTGAAACTGTTAAACATCTGGTTGACGGTCCTGCTGGTCTCGAAGTCTTTGAAACTATTCGTCATAAGAACAGCTTTGTTTCACTTAAAGCGCTAGGAGAACAAGGTGTTCAGATGTTCGACCGGATCAACTGA